A section of the Clostridium felsineum DSM 794 genome encodes:
- a CDS encoding Mrp/NBP35 family ATP-binding protein, whose protein sequence is MSKCDSCASKSSCSSKESCSSIECKYGNIKNIIGVISGKGGVGKSTVTGILAVKLRKKGYKVGVLDGDITGPSMPRILGINDKRSLIVQKKGSEDVKFVPVETEHGIKVISLNLMIESEDQPVIWRGPVVNNVLNQMYTDTEWGDLDYLIIDMPPGTGDVALTVMQNIPLSGMIIVSTPQDMVSMIVKKVVTMAQKMKVNMLGVVENMSYIVCNKCGDRMRVFSKKSAKEQSEYLGLPLICEMPIDLELVDNLENGTAEQYIYNSNEYDEILNDVIK, encoded by the coding sequence ATGAGTAAGTGTGATAGTTGTGCTAGTAAGAGCAGTTGCAGCAGTAAGGAAAGCTGTTCAAGTATAGAATGTAAGTATGGTAATATAAAAAATATAATAGGTGTTATAAGTGGAAAAGGTGGAGTTGGAAAATCTACTGTTACAGGTATTCTTGCTGTAAAGTTGAGAAAAAAAGGATATAAAGTTGGTGTTCTTGATGGTGATATAACAGGACCATCTATGCCAAGAATATTAGGTATAAATGATAAGAGAAGTCTCATTGTACAAAAAAAAGGAAGCGAAGATGTTAAGTTTGTTCCAGTTGAAACTGAACATGGAATAAAGGTTATTTCCCTTAATTTAATGATTGAAAGTGAAGATCAGCCAGTTATATGGAGAGGACCAGTAGTAAATAATGTTTTAAATCAAATGTATACTGATACTGAATGGGGAGATTTAGATTATCTTATTATAGATATGCCTCCAGGTACAGGAGATGTGGCGCTTACTGTAATGCAAAATATACCTTTAAGTGGAATGATAATAGTATCAACACCTCAAGATATGGTATCAATGATAGTAAAAAAAGTAGTTACAATGGCTCAAAAGATGAAGGTAAATATGCTTGGTGTTGTTGAAAATATGTCATACATAGTTTGTAATAAATGTGGAGATAGAATGCGTGTATTTAGTAAAAAATCTGCTAAAGAACAGTCTGAGTATCTTGGACTTCCACTAATATGTGAAATGCCTATAGATTTAGAGCTGGTTGACAATTTAGAAAATGGTACAGCAGAACAATATATATATAACAGTAATGAATACGATGAAATTTTAAATGATGTAATTAAATAA
- the gatA gene encoding Asp-tRNA(Asn)/Glu-tRNA(Gln) amidotransferase subunit GatA: MDILDMTVEELRAAILDKKLKSEDIVKAYFENIREKDPEINAYITLCEDYALKEARNVDKKIEAGDKVGKLAGIPIAIKDNICTDGIKTTCASKMLYDFVPPYDATVIKKLKAEDAIIIGKVNMDEFAMGSSTENSAFKVTKNPRDITRVPGGSSGGSAAVVAAKMAPISLGSDTGGSIRQPAAFCGVVGLKPTYGLVSRFGLIAFASSLDQIGPLGKTVKDCASLLDIICGEDELDNTSAKGQKKEDYLEGIDDGIKGMKIGMPKEFLGEGLDPEIKECVENTIEKLKSLGAEVESMTLPITEEGLSAYYIISSAEASSNLARFDGIRYGYRPDDFEDVYDLMETTRSEAFGDEVKRRIMLGTYALSSGYYDAYYKRALKLKKKIKNQFKAAFEKYDLILSPVSPVLPFKIGEKKSDPLEMYLADIYTVNINLAGIPAISLPCGASKDGVPIGLQLLGPHFGEKKIFKAARALEKER; the protein is encoded by the coding sequence ATGGATATACTTGATATGACAGTAGAAGAATTGAGAGCTGCTATTTTAGATAAAAAGCTTAAATCAGAAGATATTGTAAAGGCTTATTTTGAAAATATAAGAGAAAAAGATCCAGAAATAAATGCATACATAACTTTATGTGAAGATTATGCACTTAAAGAAGCTAGAAATGTGGATAAAAAAATTGAAGCTGGGGATAAGGTTGGAAAACTTGCAGGAATCCCAATTGCAATAAAAGACAACATATGTACAGATGGAATAAAAACTACATGTGCATCAAAAATGTTATATGATTTTGTTCCACCATATGATGCCACAGTAATAAAAAAATTAAAAGCAGAAGATGCAATAATAATAGGAAAAGTAAACATGGACGAATTTGCTATGGGTTCCTCTACTGAAAATTCAGCTTTCAAGGTTACTAAAAATCCTAGAGATATAACAAGAGTTCCAGGAGGTTCTTCAGGTGGATCAGCAGCTGTAGTAGCAGCTAAAATGGCACCAATATCCTTAGGTTCTGATACTGGGGGATCAATAAGACAACCAGCGGCTTTTTGTGGAGTGGTAGGACTTAAGCCAACATATGGATTAGTATCAAGATTTGGGCTTATAGCTTTTGCATCCTCACTTGATCAAATAGGACCATTAGGAAAAACAGTAAAGGATTGTGCTAGCCTTTTAGATATAATTTGTGGAGAAGATGAATTAGACAATACAAGTGCTAAGGGTCAAAAAAAGGAAGACTATCTTGAAGGAATAGATGATGGTATTAAGGGCATGAAGATAGGAATGCCAAAAGAATTTTTAGGTGAAGGATTAGATCCTGAAATAAAAGAATGCGTAGAAAATACAATTGAAAAGCTTAAAAGTCTTGGAGCGGAGGTAGAGAGCATGACTCTTCCTATTACAGAAGAAGGGCTTTCGGCTTATTATATAATATCATCAGCAGAAGCTAGTTCAAATTTAGCTAGATTTGATGGAATAAGATATGGATATAGACCAGATGATTTTGAAGATGTATATGATTTAATGGAAACTACAAGATCAGAAGCTTTTGGAGATGAGGTAAAGAGAAGAATAATGCTTGGAACTTATGCACTTTCTTCAGGATATTATGATGCTTACTACAAAAGAGCGTTAAAACTTAAAAAGAAGATAAAAAATCAATTTAAAGCTGCATTTGAAAAATATGATTTAATTTTAAGTCCAGTTTCACCAGTACTTCCATTTAAAATAGGTGAGAAAAAATCAGATCCTTTAGAAATGTATCTTGCGGATATATACACAGTAAATATAAATCTTGCTGGAATACCTGCAATATCATTACCTTGCGGCGCTAGTAAAGATGGAGTTCCAATAGGTCTTCAACTTCTAGGACCTCATTTTGGAGAAAAGAAAATATTTAAAGCAGCGAGAGCACTTGAAAAGGAGAGATAA
- the aspS gene encoding aspartate--tRNA(Asn) ligase: protein MKKFYVKDVFLMNEGEEIILKGWVHKIYDLGHVNFVRLRDKTGIVQLVAEKEQLVGLRNEACIKVKGTLSKNDKAINGMEVQVKEIEVLGKVYYDKLPFDINGQKINAALETQLDHRNVSLKKPSVMAVFKIQEEIGECFRKFLKLNNFTEIHTPKILASGTEGGSELFTVNYFDHRAFLAQSPQFYKQMMVGVGFEKVFEVGHAYRAELHNTYRHLNEYVSLDAEMGFIEDENEIMDLEEGFMNYLFENLRETCARELKMYNITLPEKVSIPRIPLAEAQKIVYEKYGKRSPKGDLNAEGERLFSEYVKEKYDSDFVYLTKYPLSKRPMYTMPDDTIEGASKSFDLIYKGLEITTGGQRIHDHDMLVEAIKNKGFKPEEFEFYTENFRYGMPPHGGFAIGLERLTMQILGLDNIREASLLPRDMKRITP from the coding sequence ATGAAAAAATTTTACGTTAAAGATGTGTTCCTTATGAACGAAGGAGAAGAAATAATACTTAAAGGTTGGGTTCATAAAATTTATGATTTAGGTCATGTTAACTTTGTAAGGCTTAGAGATAAAACGGGTATTGTTCAGCTTGTAGCCGAGAAAGAGCAATTAGTAGGTCTCAGAAATGAAGCATGTATAAAGGTAAAAGGAACTTTAAGTAAAAATGATAAAGCAATTAATGGAATGGAAGTTCAAGTTAAAGAAATAGAAGTTTTAGGTAAAGTCTACTATGATAAATTACCTTTTGATATAAATGGTCAGAAAATAAATGCGGCGCTTGAAACACAATTGGATCACAGAAATGTAAGCTTAAAAAAACCAAGTGTAATGGCAGTATTTAAAATTCAAGAAGAAATAGGCGAATGTTTTAGAAAATTTTTAAAATTGAATAATTTCACTGAAATTCATACACCTAAAATATTAGCTTCAGGAACAGAAGGAGGAAGTGAATTATTTACAGTAAATTACTTTGATCATAGAGCATTTTTAGCACAAAGTCCCCAATTTTACAAGCAGATGATGGTTGGTGTTGGCTTTGAAAAAGTTTTTGAGGTAGGTCACGCTTATAGAGCAGAACTTCACAACACTTATAGACATTTAAATGAATATGTAAGTTTGGATGCAGAAATGGGTTTTATAGAAGATGAAAATGAAATAATGGATCTTGAAGAAGGTTTCATGAACTATTTATTTGAAAATCTACGTGAAACGTGTGCTCGTGAACTTAAAATGTATAATATAACTTTACCGGAAAAAGTAAGTATACCAAGAATTCCTTTAGCTGAAGCACAAAAAATAGTTTATGAAAAATACGGTAAAAGATCACCTAAAGGAGATTTGAATGCTGAAGGAGAAAGATTATTTTCTGAATATGTAAAGGAAAAATATGATAGTGATTTTGTATATCTCACGAAATATCCATTATCTAAAAGACCTATGTACACAATGCCAGATGATACAATCGAAGGAGCATCAAAGAGTTTCGATTTAATATATAAGGGACTTGAAATAACAACTGGAGGACAAAGAATTCATGACCATGATATGTTAGTTGAAGCAATAAAAAATAAAGGATTTAAACCTGAAGAATTCGAATTCTACACAGAAAATTTCAGATACGGAATGCCACCACATGGAGGTTTTGCCATAGGACTTGAAAGATTAACAATGCAAATTTTAGGACTCGATAATATAAGAGAAGCATCCCTACTACCAAGAGACATGAAAAGAATAACACCATAA
- the gatC gene encoding Asp-tRNA(Asn)/Glu-tRNA(Gln) amidotransferase subunit GatC, with the protein MSNKHVDIDTVNYIAKLSKLKFTEEEATKLAGEFEAILGHFETIDKVDLSDININEFDDVNTEFRKDIPKVFEDKKKLMQNVKSLRDGAIEVPKIIE; encoded by the coding sequence TTGAGTAATAAACATGTTGATATAGATACTGTTAATTATATTGCTAAACTTTCAAAGCTTAAATTTACAGAAGAAGAAGCAACTAAGCTTGCGGGGGAATTTGAAGCAATACTTGGACATTTTGAAACAATAGATAAAGTTGATTTATCAGATATTAATATAAATGAATTTGATGATGTTAATACAGAATTTAGAAAAGATATTCCTAAAGTTTTTGAAGATAAAAAGAAATTAATGCAAAATGTTAAAAGCTTAAGAGATGGTGCAATAGAGGTACCTAAGATAATAGAGTAG
- the rnmV gene encoding ribonuclease M5, which translates to MIKEVIVVEGRDDITAVKRAVEAEIIAVGGFGINSKVISKIKEAQKRKGVIVFTDPDFAGEKIRSIISKRVKGIKHARISQSEGTKDGDIGVENASPESIIRALKHAKCEIQKKTNEFTVEDMIFFKLVGDPDSKKRRDLVGNELGIGYSNGAQFLSRLNNFGISKEELINAVNIVNRRYDNE; encoded by the coding sequence ATGATTAAAGAAGTTATTGTTGTAGAAGGAAGAGATGATATAACAGCAGTTAAAAGAGCTGTAGAAGCTGAAATAATTGCAGTTGGTGGTTTTGGTATAAATTCTAAAGTTATAAGTAAAATAAAAGAAGCACAAAAACGTAAAGGTGTTATTGTTTTTACGGATCCTGATTTTGCGGGAGAGAAAATTAGGAGCATAATAAGTAAAAGAGTAAAAGGGATAAAGCATGCGCGTATATCTCAAAGTGAAGGTACAAAAGATGGTGATATAGGAGTAGAAAATGCATCACCAGAATCAATAATAAGAGCACTTAAGCATGCTAAATGTGAAATTCAAAAAAAGACTAATGAGTTTACAGTTGAGGATATGATATTTTTTAAACTAGTAGGAGATCCAGATTCTAAAAAGAGAAGAGATTTAGTTGGTAATGAATTAGGAATAGGTTATTCCAATGGAGCACAATTTTTATCTAGGTTAAATAATTTTGGTATATCTAAAGAAGAACTTATAAATGCTGTTAATATTGTTAATAGGAGATATGATAATGAATGA
- the gatB gene encoding Asp-tRNA(Asn)/Glu-tRNA(Gln) amidotransferase subunit GatB, with product MSYETVIGLEIHAELSTKTKIFCSCSTEFGAKPNEHTCPICMGLPGTLPVLNEEVVHLAVKAGEALNCKINQLNKMDRKNYFYPDLPKAYQISQFDLPICGGGYVEIQTKDGIKKIRLNRIHIEEDAGKLVHLEYEPHSLIDYNRVGVPLIEIVSEPDMRSPEEAVEFMKTLRAMLQYANISDCRMDQGSMRCDANISLREVGSKEYNTKVEIKNINSFRELQKALEKEEKRQKELYDFNEGFRIKQETRRWDAGKGKTVTMRTKEDANDYRYFPEPDIIPIVVKDELLDAVKGEMPELPVQRKARFKQQYKLTDKEIEILVEDKALADYFEKLTEAGCESKTASNWILGDMLRLMRETETDSKAIPVNVKDMNELIEMIKKKEISNTAAKEVFEEMFKTSKEPKAIVKEKGLSQISDEGALQKMAEDVINSNEKSVLDYKAGKKQAIGYLVGQVMKQSKGKANPPMVKELLEKLLNA from the coding sequence ATGAGTTATGAAACCGTAATTGGTCTTGAAATACATGCTGAATTAAGTACAAAAACTAAAATATTTTGCAGCTGTTCAACTGAATTTGGTGCAAAGCCAAACGAACACACATGTCCAATATGTATGGGACTTCCAGGAACTCTTCCTGTTTTAAATGAAGAGGTTGTACATCTTGCAGTAAAAGCAGGAGAAGCACTTAACTGTAAAATAAATCAGTTAAATAAAATGGATAGAAAAAATTACTTTTATCCTGATTTACCTAAAGCTTATCAAATATCACAGTTTGATCTTCCTATTTGTGGTGGAGGATATGTCGAGATCCAAACAAAAGACGGTATAAAAAAAATTAGATTAAATAGGATTCATATAGAAGAAGATGCTGGAAAACTTGTACATTTGGAGTACGAACCACATTCACTTATAGATTATAACCGTGTAGGTGTACCACTGATAGAAATAGTTTCAGAACCTGATATGCGTTCACCAGAGGAAGCGGTTGAGTTTATGAAAACACTAAGAGCAATGCTTCAATACGCTAACATATCTGACTGTCGTATGGATCAAGGTTCTATGAGGTGTGATGCTAATATATCTTTAAGAGAGGTTGGAAGCAAGGAGTACAACACTAAGGTTGAGATAAAAAATATAAACTCCTTTAGAGAACTTCAAAAAGCTCTTGAAAAAGAAGAAAAACGTCAAAAGGAGCTTTATGACTTCAATGAGGGCTTTAGAATAAAACAAGAAACTAGAAGATGGGATGCAGGTAAAGGTAAAACAGTTACAATGAGAACTAAAGAGGATGCAAATGATTATAGATATTTTCCAGAGCCAGATATAATTCCTATAGTTGTAAAGGATGAGCTTTTAGATGCGGTAAAGGGTGAAATGCCAGAACTTCCTGTACAAAGAAAGGCAAGATTTAAACAGCAGTATAAGCTTACTGATAAGGAAATAGAAATTTTGGTTGAAGATAAGGCATTGGCTGATTATTTTGAAAAGCTAACAGAAGCGGGATGTGAAAGTAAAACAGCTTCAAACTGGATACTTGGAGATATGCTTAGATTAATGAGAGAAACTGAAACAGATTCTAAGGCTATACCTGTAAATGTTAAAGATATGAATGAACTTATAGAAATGATAAAGAAGAAAGAGATAAGTAACACTGCGGCAAAAGAAGTATTTGAAGAAATGTTTAAAACATCAAAAGAACCTAAAGCTATTGTTAAAGAAAAAGGACTTTCACAAATTAGCGATGAAGGTGCTCTTCAGAAAATGGCTGAGGATGTTATAAATAGCAATGAAAAATCAGTACTAGATTATAAAGCAGGTAAAAAGCAGGCAATAGGATACCTTGTAGGTCAAGTAATGAAGCAAAGCAAGGGAAAAGCAAACCCACCAATGGTAAAAGAATTACTTGAAAAATTATTAAATGCATAA
- the rsmA gene encoding 16S rRNA (adenine(1518)-N(6)/adenine(1519)-N(6))-dimethyltransferase RsmA, producing the protein MNEFNTKQIVKKYNFKFSKRLGQNFLIDDTVLEDIVEGAEIDKEDFIIEIGPGVGTLTRRLLEAAKRVCAIELDESLIPIINNEMKEYDNFSLIHNDALKVNFNELIGDEKSVKLVANLPYYVTTPIISNLLNKGYNFKSLTIMIQKEVGDRIAAEPGKKDYGALTLLVKYYCDVKVIRVVKPTCFIPEPKVDSLVIRLDKLDEPRVKVKDEKMFFSVIRSSFNMRRKTLWNAMKTFKLSKEKLEKVFEAAEIDPKRRGETLSIEEFAKLADEMLK; encoded by the coding sequence ATGAATGAATTTAATACAAAACAAATAGTAAAAAAATATAATTTTAAATTTTCTAAAAGGTTAGGTCAAAACTTTTTAATTGATGATACTGTATTAGAGGATATAGTTGAAGGTGCAGAAATAGATAAAGAAGATTTTATTATTGAAATAGGACCAGGAGTAGGAACTCTTACAAGAAGGCTTTTAGAAGCTGCTAAAAGAGTTTGTGCTATAGAACTTGATGAAAGTTTAATACCGATAATAAACAATGAAATGAAGGAATATGATAACTTTTCATTAATACATAATGATGCTTTAAAGGTTAATTTTAATGAATTAATAGGTGATGAAAAATCCGTTAAATTGGTTGCAAATCTTCCATACTATGTAACTACACCTATAATATCTAATCTTTTAAATAAAGGATATAATTTTAAATCTCTTACAATAATGATTCAAAAAGAAGTTGGAGACAGAATTGCAGCAGAACCTGGTAAAAAGGATTATGGGGCTCTTACGCTTCTTGTTAAATATTATTGTGATGTTAAAGTGATAAGAGTAGTTAAGCCAACATGTTTTATTCCTGAGCCAAAGGTTGATTCTCTTGTTATAAGATTAGATAAACTTGATGAGCCTAGAGTTAAGGTTAAGGACGAAAAAATGTTTTTTAGTGTAATAAGAAGTTCCTTTAATATGAGAAGAAAAACATTATGGAATGCTATGAAAACTTTTAAGCTTTCCAAAGAAAAATTAGAAAAAGTATTTGAAGCGGCTGAAATTGATCCTAAACGACGTGGAGAAACGCTTTCAATAGAGGAATTTGCAAAACTAGCAGATGAAATGTTGAAGTAA
- a CDS encoding IS1182 family transposase — translation MNVTKLYTKNYNQFNDNLQLILPLNLENLIPEDDSVRLLSYLLEGLNYKKLYKAYSSIGRKSAVEPKIMFKIISYAYSQNIYSSRKIEKACKRDINFKWLLQGFKAPDHATISRFRKKYLSNEVIEDLFYQQVNYLAKEKELLFENVFIDGTKIEANANRYTFVWKKAIYKNEGKMFDKIIALVKTINLERLMKFTIERETLIDDINKILQWLLFEKEKRNIEFVHGIGKRKTAIQKWIEQLSQYKERQEKYNLSKKIFSKRNSYSKTDTDATFMHMKDDHMRNGQLKPAYNVQIAVDSEYVTGVGVFDDRNDIATLIPMITNMQEKIGHKYTNVIADSGYESEENYLFLESNNQIPYIKPQTYEKWKKRSFKNDISKRENMKYDVKTDTYICHNNRKLFPSYIIHKKSASGYTSEVTVYECENCDNCTLKSKCTKAKNNRKMQVSKTFIKKRQISYNNIKTELGTKLRMNRSIQVEGAFGILKSDYEFKRFLTRGKNSVKTEFILLCFGYNINKLHLKIQNERTQKYLHELKTIS, via the coding sequence ATGAACGTAACTAAATTATACACAAAAAATTATAATCAATTTAATGATAATTTGCAACTTATATTACCATTAAATTTAGAAAACTTAATACCAGAAGATGATTCGGTTCGTTTGCTAAGCTATTTGTTGGAGGGATTAAATTATAAAAAATTGTACAAGGCGTATTCTTCCATAGGAAGAAAATCAGCAGTTGAACCCAAAATCATGTTCAAAATAATATCTTATGCTTATTCTCAAAATATTTATTCAAGTAGAAAGATAGAAAAAGCATGCAAAAGAGATATAAATTTCAAATGGCTACTTCAAGGCTTTAAAGCACCTGATCACGCTACTATAAGTAGATTTCGAAAAAAATATCTTTCAAATGAAGTGATTGAAGATTTATTTTATCAACAAGTTAACTATTTAGCTAAAGAAAAAGAATTATTATTTGAAAATGTATTTATCGATGGTACTAAAATTGAGGCAAATGCCAACCGATATACTTTTGTTTGGAAGAAAGCTATTTATAAAAATGAAGGTAAGATGTTTGATAAAATTATTGCTCTTGTTAAAACCATTAATCTTGAAAGATTAATGAAATTCACTATTGAGAGAGAAACTTTGATTGATGATATAAACAAAATTCTTCAATGGCTTTTATTTGAAAAAGAAAAAAGAAATATAGAGTTTGTTCATGGAATCGGTAAAAGAAAAACTGCAATTCAAAAGTGGATAGAACAACTATCACAATATAAAGAAAGACAAGAAAAATATAATTTAAGTAAGAAAATATTTTCAAAAAGAAATAGCTATTCTAAAACTGATACTGATGCAACTTTCATGCATATGAAAGATGATCATATGAGAAATGGTCAATTAAAACCTGCCTATAATGTACAAATAGCAGTTGATAGTGAATATGTAACTGGTGTTGGAGTATTTGATGATAGAAATGATATAGCAACATTAATACCAATGATTACTAATATGCAAGAAAAAATTGGTCATAAATATACTAATGTGATTGCAGATTCTGGTTACGAAAGTGAAGAAAACTATTTGTTTTTAGAGTCTAATAATCAAATACCATATATAAAACCTCAAACTTATGAGAAATGGAAAAAAAGAAGTTTTAAAAACGACATCAGTAAGCGTGAAAATATGAAATATGATGTTAAAACAGATACATATATTTGTCATAATAATAGAAAATTATTCCCATCATATATTATTCATAAAAAATCTGCAAGTGGGTATACGTCTGAGGTTACTGTTTATGAATGTGAAAATTGCGATAACTGCACTTTGAAATCAAAGTGCACAAAAGCAAAGAATAACCGAAAAATGCAGGTTTCAAAGACTTTTATTAAAAAGCGTCAAATTTCATACAACAATATCAAAACTGAATTGGGAACTAAATTGAGAATGAACAGATCTATTCAAGTTGAAGGTGCGTTTGGAATTTTAAAAAGCGACTATGAATTCAAAAGATTTTTAACACGTGGAAAAAATAGTGTAAAAACTGAATTTATTTTGCTTTGTTTTGGATATAACATTAACAAATTACATTTAAAAATCCAAAATGAAAGAACTCAAAAGTATCTTCACGAATTAAAAACTATTTCCTAA
- a CDS encoding sugar phosphate nucleotidyltransferase, producing MKAIVMAGGQGKRLRPLTCNLPKPMMPIGEKPVLLYIIELLKKHGIKEIGITLQYLSDEIMNYFEDGKKFGVSINYFIEESPLGTAGSVRNAEEFLDETFIVISGDALTNIDLTKLLESHKSKNAMVTIALKKVDIPLEYGVAITDEEGRISNFIEKPGWGEIFSDKANTGIYVMEPKIFSFYNKEREADFSEDVFPNLLKSGQKIYGYIEDGYWRDIGNIEQFVKCNFDIFNKTYEFQIKAAEARNDVWLGKDVTISPGAKIIPPVYIGDNSEIRFGAEVGPFAIISRNNIISEGANIKRSIIFENCYIGNNSEVRGSVIGNNVQLGRGVWTFEECVIGAGSMIGERSVIKAGVKIWTDKVIGSKSIVKTNVVWGENRRKIFFGKNGISGEINVEFTPEFVCKLASAFAANLKQNSKVIVCSDSNASSIMLKYSFISGLLSMGIEVFSAKEMIIPMFRFSTACFKADAAVYICSSEYDKEKVNIIFIDKDGIMISKSMEKKIINSFIREDFRRTKPNNFKGVKELEDFRYYYDAHIKKNLGLKEVKNSDIKVIISLSNKLLKGIVQDIFSDLKIKYYIYEDFDNLDKLKKEVVSRKMDFGVHIGYNCEEAILIDENGSILTSQMYESIKARILISVYKFKTIVGPVNSSIALEEIAKGYKCKYVKSKLSERCIFNEYIINERDKNIREILFSYISSMDALNIVVNIINIMVRCSIKISELVEKIPSYIFREKEIACSWDNKGKVMRSLIEENISKSIELIEGIKVNYEDSWGLVIPDSGKPTCKIYAESNNEEKTNKIINKFESEIELFMKK from the coding sequence ATGAAAGCCATTGTCATGGCAGGAGGTCAGGGTAAACGACTTAGGCCACTTACTTGTAATTTACCCAAACCTATGATGCCAATTGGTGAAAAGCCTGTACTATTATATATTATAGAGCTTTTGAAAAAACATGGAATAAAAGAAATCGGAATTACACTGCAATATCTTTCTGATGAAATAATGAACTATTTTGAGGACGGAAAAAAATTTGGTGTTAGCATAAATTATTTTATAGAGGAAAGTCCTTTGGGGACAGCTGGAAGTGTAAGAAATGCGGAGGAGTTCCTTGATGAAACCTTTATCGTTATAAGTGGAGATGCATTGACCAATATAGATTTAACAAAGCTTTTAGAAAGTCATAAAAGTAAAAATGCGATGGTCACTATTGCTTTAAAAAAAGTTGATATACCCCTTGAATATGGAGTTGCAATAACAGATGAGGAGGGAAGAATAAGTAATTTTATAGAAAAGCCTGGTTGGGGAGAGATATTCAGTGATAAAGCTAATACAGGTATATATGTAATGGAGCCGAAAATTTTTTCTTTTTATAATAAAGAGAGGGAAGCTGATTTTAGTGAAGATGTATTTCCTAATCTTCTAAAAAGTGGTCAGAAAATTTATGGATATATAGAGGACGGATATTGGAGGGATATAGGTAATATAGAGCAGTTTGTAAAGTGTAATTTTGATATATTTAATAAAACCTATGAATTTCAGATAAAAGCTGCAGAAGCTCGAAATGACGTGTGGTTAGGAAAAGATGTAACAATAAGTCCTGGCGCTAAAATAATTCCACCGGTTTATATTGGTGATAATTCGGAAATCCGTTTTGGGGCAGAGGTAGGGCCATTTGCCATTATAAGTAGAAACAATATAATATCAGAGGGTGCTAATATAAAAAGAAGCATAATATTTGAAAATTGTTATATTGGAAATAATTCAGAGGTTAGGGGTAGCGTAATTGGAAACAATGTTCAATTAGGAAGAGGAGTATGGACTTTTGAAGAATGTGTTATAGGCGCTGGAAGTATGATCGGAGAAAGAAGTGTTATAAAAGCTGGAGTTAAAATATGGACGGACAAGGTTATTGGAAGTAAGAGCATAGTAAAAACCAATGTTGTGTGGGGAGAAAATAGACGTAAGATATTTTTTGGTAAGAATGGTATAAGCGGTGAAATAAATGTGGAATTTACTCCGGAATTTGTTTGTAAATTAGCATCTGCTTTTGCAGCTAATTTAAAACAAAATTCAAAAGTTATAGTATGTTCGGATAGCAATGCTTCTTCTATAATGCTTAAGTATTCATTTATTTCAGGACTTTTATCAATGGGGATAGAGGTGTTTTCAGCCAAGGAAATGATTATTCCTATGTTTAGATTTTCTACAGCCTGCTTTAAGGCTGATGCTGCTGTGTATATTTGCTCCAGCGAATATGATAAGGAAAAAGTAAATATAATATTCATAGATAAAGATGGAATAATGATATCAAAATCAATGGAAAAAAAAATAATAAACAGCTTTATAAGAGAGGACTTTAGAAGGACAAAGCCTAATAATTTTAAAGGTGTAAAAGAACTTGAGGATTTTAGATACTATTATGATGCTCATATTAAGAAAAACTTGGGCTTAAAGGAGGTAAAGAATAGTGATATAAAAGTTATAATATCACTGTCTAATAAATTATTAAAGGGTATTGTTCAGGATATATTTTCTGATCTTAAAATAAAATATTATATCTACGAAGACTTTGATAATTTAGATAAGTTAAAAAAAGAAGTTGTTTCTAGAAAAATGGATTTTGGAGTGCATATAGGATATAATTGCGAGGAAGCTATTTTAATAGATGAAAATGGCAGTATTTTAACTTCTCAAATGTATGAAAGTATAAAGGCAAGAATACTTATAAGTGTATATAAATTTAAGACTATAGTTGGACCTGTAAATTCTTCAATTGCATTGGAGGAGATTGCCAAAGGATATAAGTGCAAATATGTTAAATCAAAGCTCTCAGAAAGATGCATTTTTAATGAATATATTATTAATGAAAGGGATAAAAATATAAGGGAAATTCTATTTTCATATATTTCTAGTATGGATGCCTTGAACATAGTGGTAAATATAATTAACATTATGGTTAGATGCAGTATAAAAATATCTGAATTAGTAGAAAAAATACCCAGCTATATTTTTAGAGAAAAAGAAATAGCATGTTCTTGGGATAATAAAGGAAAAGTAATGAGGAGTTTGATAGAAGAGAATATATCAAAATCTATAGAGCTTATTGAGGGAATAAAAGTAAACTATGAAGATTCCTGGGGACTTGTTATACCTGATTCAGGTAAACCTACATGTAAAATTTATGCTGAATCTAACAATGAAGAAAAAACTAATAAAATAATAAATAAATTTGAAAGTGAAATAGAATTGTTTATGAAAAAATAA